AAAAACCCGTTCCATTCTTTTGAGCAACCCACCACGGGAAAATTCTTGAATCAGCAAATTGTAAGTAATGTGATCAGGTAAACACCCATCTGACTCCATTTTCTTCACACACTCATCAAGCTCATCATACATTTTGTATTTTCCATAGGATTGGATAAGCCCATCATAGGTTTCAGTATCTGCAATCAAATTATTCGCCTTTAATTCGTTGAGAAAATACAAAGCTCTATCGAACTCCCCCTTTCTAGCAAAACAATGAATAACTAAATTGTAGATCTCCAAGGAAGGTTTAAGACCATGAGTTTTCATCCCTTCAAGTGCCAACACTGATTCTTCTGCAAGATCCTCTTGACTTAGCAATCCTATAATCTTTGCATAGTTGAATTCATTAATTCTTGATTTGTCCATGTCCTTCCACAGATGAAACACCTGTTcacatttcctaaaatttcattattcaaTAAGAATTTCCAAATCCCTATTACCCATTTCCCCAATATTCTATTtggttaaaaagttaaaattttgaaactcaGATTTTTTGTTAGTGGCTAAAAATACACCCCAGGCAAATGCGCCTGATTCAACTATTGAACTTAGTTGAATCCAATTTcagtttcttctctttttcccagctttctcagcaaccaaacagagggtaATTTTTCTAGCTAATCACAAAAAACGTATATCCAATCAGCAAATGCCGAAAACCCCAGAATcgattcttttttatttttctatttttggtgTTACAATATGAGAAagaaagtgcaaaagaagaagaagcaggaaAATTACCGGAAGAATCTCGCTGGACCTGGAGGCATCTTTGAGGAATCGGATGACAGCCCAGAAGTGTTGTTTGTTCCAATCCCCATCATCTCTGAGTAGTTGCAGAGGGCTTGAAGCTTTGTTGCTGAGCTTTTGAATCAAGACTCCGAGCCTCTCGTTCTCATGGAGGGTTTCAACAAGGAGGGTGGTATGTTTTGTGGGATTGTTGTTGTGGGATAATTGGAGATGGTGAGTCTGCAAGTGAGAGTGGGAATGTGAGGAGAGAGAGGAAGGAGTGAagagggttttgggttttatgATTAGGATTTTGGAGAAGAGGATATTGGTGTTGAAAAGGCAGGTCTGTCTCAGTGTCGCTCTGCAACAATGGATATCCATAATATGCTGCTGCTATTCGTTTTCCACCCTCCTCCGCTCAAATGGTACGCCGtgtggctttttttttttttttcctttccttttctctttcttgttttttaatattaactaattaattaatctaactGGCCAAGGGATGCATATGGGCTTGGACTCTGGGTGGGTGGATGGAACTGCATTCTCACACCTGAGCCAGGGCCCAGCAACTCCCAGAGCAAGAGCAACACTTGAATTCGAAGTTGtaatataagataaatgaagaagagaatCAATCACATGGCTTTGTATTTCTCCAGAAGATTGTTGATTATCACTGCACTGTAATGCCAGCCATGTATTGATCAACATATCCTCaatcattgaaaaaataaatccttaaatattaaaattaattgttataaattctttttttcccATAGTGTTAGATAActaactttaaattttaattcctaACCAATAAAATTAGAATGGGCAATACATAAGATTCTAACcctccaaaaattattttaacttggtaacttaatagattttttttattataatatcttTACACATGTCCTCGTTCTATAGGTTTTTTATTGTAATATCTTTACACATGTCCTTGCTCCATAGgttttttattgtaatatttttccACATGTCCTCATTCTATTGGTTGTAATAAGGAGGTACGGAATCGAAAAACACTTTTTGGCACCAAAGCAAAACCCTTAAAATGGAATGCTTTTGGCTCTATAGCATGGGAGGTTCAACCAAGCTCAACCCATAGATAAGTAAAGTAAGCTCCAAGGTATCTTAGAACCCATCAAAATCCTTGCCTCTAAATATGtgataaaaagattaaaatacaaaaatataaactaaCAAAACTCGAATACAATCGACCCGATCGATGATGTATTTTCGACAGCATAACAAGAACTCAAACTGAAAACAACTCTGGCAGTCATCCCTTCAGAAACATGAAACTAACGCTACCAACTAGGCATACAAAAGACTTGAAAGGATGTGCCTCCAAATTGATCTACCCTTTATTCAACATGCTGCAGCATACCACACCCATCCATCAATTTAATCGAAAGAAACAACGATGTTGATAACGATAACATCGATAACCATATACAACCCCAAGTCTAAGACTTGAGGCAACTGACCAAGACCTTATGTACCCATAATCTACAAATCAATGCTAATACCACACAAGTATATTTGCCTCATTAGGCCATAGCTTACCAGCAGAAGCTTTATCCATTAAAGGCAATGCAGTTGGATGGCATATCCATCTATCACATATTGCGATATTGCTGAGGACATGGGTCCTAATTTACAGATGAGCAGCATACAAAAGGCGCCCAGTATGGTCTCCCCTTAACtttcctcttctctctcttgCTGTCGACCGGATACCTTGCTGGAGAGTTCCATTCCTGTCCCAAATCCTTAGCAGGCTCAGTAGTGGGAGCTTCAGGACCTGGAATCGAATTCACTTTTGTGGGAGGTGTGGCACTGCCATTTTTGGCTGGGGCCTCATCTTTTTGAGTCACCGAAGCTGAATTTCCTTTTGGAGTTGGTGACTTCAGCTTGGTTTCAGTGTTAGCTTCAACCAAAAGATTTTTCAATGGTGTGTGTTGCTTCCCTGTGCTCCAGTTAGTAACCTTGGCAATAACCTCTTCATTCTTCTTTCTCCCTTGTGATTCATTCACAACATTAGTAAGAGAAGGAAACCACCCAGCTTGTGAAGATGCAGAGTTTGGCTGTTGTTGGCTCTGTACGGTCTGGATTTCAGAATGGGCAGATTTCAGACCATTCCCACCACCTCCAGGTTCAACCAATGTGGCAAAGGATGGTGGCTCAAAGACATCCGATTTGTCAGAATCATGTGACACAGACGCATGTTTTGGCTTTTTCAAGGTATCTTTCTCTGACTTGGGAGGTGCTTTGGAACCAGTCAGTTGCAATGCTTCAGTGTCGACAACCGCAAGTGCATCTGATTGAGTTGAAAGGCCTGTTCCAACTATCACAAACAAGTAAATAACTTGAATTTATAAGAGTTGGACTTATCACAAGATGGGCACAACTAGGAGGTTATTTTTATGCAAAAGCTAATGAATAAAGAACTCAagaccaaaaatcaaaagaaaagatTAGCTGAGTTGGAACAATCTGGATTGGTAACTCTGGAACATATGCTAAACATTGACAAGGCAGAGTTGACCCAAATTCTCTAACCACcctaatctttaaaaaatttataagtgGGCCAGTTGTTGGGTTCTGATGCTTCTTTTGGAAATcaaatgtagaaaaaaaaataagatggtTGAAAACTCAATTTTAAACAAAGCTGGTTTGCTAAACATGAGAAAGCTGCAGTAATATTTTCCACTATATAAAAGGGAAGTGTTAACTT
This region of Vitis vinifera cultivar Pinot Noir 40024 chromosome 5, ASM3070453v1 genomic DNA includes:
- the LOC100253715 gene encoding pentatricopeptide repeat-containing protein At4g14190, chloroplastic isoform X1, which produces MDIHCCRATLRQTCLFNTNILFSKILIIKPKTLFTPSSLSSHSHSHLQTHHLQLSHNNNPTKHTTLLVETLHENERLGVLIQKLSNKASSPLQLLRDDGDWNKQHFWAVIRFLKDASRSSEILPVFHLWKDMDKSRINEFNYAKIIGLLSQEDLAEESVLALEGMKTHGLKPSLEIYNLVIHCFARKGEFDRALYFLNELKANNLIADTETYDGLIQSYGKYKMYDELDECVKKMESDGCLPDHITYNLLIQEFSRGGLLKRMERVFQTVLSKKMGLQSSTLVVMLEAYANFGIIEKMENAYRRVLNSKTSLKDDLIRKLAEVYIENYKFSRLADMGLNLASVTSRTDLVWCLRLLSHACLLSRKGLDSIVKEMEAKNVPWNATVANTILLAYLKMKDFTRLRILLLELSTRHVKPDIVTVGILFDANRIGFNGTMALNTWRRTGFLDEAVEMNTDPLVLSAFGKGNFLQSCEEMYSSLEPEARKKKIWTYQNLIDLVFNNRGGPN